In Paenibacillus sp. G2S3, a single window of DNA contains:
- a CDS encoding ATP-binding protein: MKYRGIVGMGLFFILAFSLLVSIYSPTIQDQETPVAKQGVLDLSKWDFEKQGLVDLDGEWEFYENELLSPTEIRQRIDKKSTYLTVPGTWKGKIIEDGMHRKGAGTYRLKVLVKDSDEILGLKIRSIRMSQKLFINGKQEGESGVPSTDRESFKPGNTPYTVFFQSNTQEIEIIIQVSNFNFITGGIVNSIPLGVQADITKVNSIQIGTDIGIILILGMFGAYHLSFYFVGRREKAYLLSGLYLLVLSLNNSLYGEKLFQQLLPYVPFESTYKMLEISQFIGSIIIIMFYCSVESRLMSSKRMRIVLSPFVFYLFSVLVLPYGVHIRMKYVFVTYLGIVMLAIIVRMIYLYVRSQSQTTDRKELFLFISGAISLLIFFFDVSLYSENVLQTDLVGKCGVIGFIVFFNIMLAVRFSNTYDKTETLSRQLLISNQLKDEFLMNTSHEIKTPLHGIMNMTSFLLEDGEDNLYPIQKQNLWLIKDTSTKLSMLIQDLIDVSLLKHGELRLQQTVVDLRVASQIVFDVLQFELAGKSVRLDNQVEPDVWVLADDSRLRQVMYNLVHNAIKHTDKGFIQIKAYVEGNTVSVTVEDTGTGISPDMHTAIFEYFEQVDKPLPQDGYTGMGVGLYISRKLIERMGGEIRVDWSEIGQGTRMIFTLPKIERIPGYREVAATGVGQHAQFEHTSLDIVDQSGYTILIVDDEASNIHILLNILRRHHYNVITAFSANEAMDKMEQYPNVDLVILDVMMPGISGIELCRTLRVRYSILDLPILFATVKDAPTDIALGFRAGANDYITKPFDGETLIARIQTLIAMKTSIQEAIRNEYAFHQAQIKPHFLYNALSSVISFCYTDGEKAAYLLSMLSQYIRYILDMDRSTLVVPLHRELELIQAYVEIEKARFGERFDFIFNMDEGLRSVEIPSLCIQPFVENAIRHGLFEKEGQGRVSLTIQAGGNYMKVIIEDDGVGMPDDLLYQLTGDEQLDGSIGIHNIRKRIGAIPGATLTIHSDLGFGTKVTMYLPASLGGMEGETR; this comes from the coding sequence ATGAAATATCGTGGAATAGTCGGGATGGGGTTGTTTTTTATCCTTGCCTTTTCCCTATTAGTAAGTATATATTCCCCAACGATTCAGGACCAAGAGACCCCGGTGGCTAAGCAGGGCGTACTGGATTTGTCGAAATGGGATTTTGAGAAGCAGGGACTAGTGGATCTAGACGGAGAATGGGAGTTTTATGAAAATGAATTACTGAGTCCAACAGAGATTCGGCAAAGAATAGATAAGAAATCTACCTATTTAACCGTCCCAGGCACATGGAAAGGCAAGATCATAGAAGATGGGATGCACCGTAAAGGGGCTGGCACCTATCGACTTAAAGTGTTGGTCAAAGATTCGGATGAGATTCTAGGTTTGAAAATAAGAAGTATCCGTATGTCTCAAAAGTTATTTATCAATGGGAAGCAGGAAGGTGAGAGCGGGGTTCCTTCAACGGACAGAGAGTCATTTAAGCCAGGAAATACTCCGTATACGGTATTTTTTCAATCTAATACCCAAGAGATAGAAATAATAATACAAGTGTCTAACTTTAACTTTATCACTGGGGGGATTGTGAATTCTATCCCACTGGGCGTACAAGCGGATATTACAAAAGTGAACAGCATTCAGATCGGGACAGACATTGGAATTATTCTGATTCTGGGTATGTTTGGGGCTTACCATCTCAGTTTCTATTTCGTTGGGCGTAGAGAAAAGGCCTATTTGCTCAGCGGTTTATATTTGCTTGTTCTCTCATTGAATAATTCTCTATATGGAGAGAAGTTATTTCAGCAGTTATTACCCTATGTCCCTTTTGAATCAACTTACAAGATGTTGGAAATAAGCCAATTTATCGGTTCAATTATCATTATTATGTTTTATTGCTCGGTAGAGTCCCGGTTGATGTCAAGTAAGAGAATGAGGATCGTGTTGTCTCCATTTGTCTTTTACTTGTTTTCGGTTTTGGTGCTGCCGTATGGTGTGCATATTCGAATGAAATATGTATTTGTAACCTATCTTGGAATCGTTATGCTGGCAATTATAGTAAGAATGATTTATTTGTATGTTCGCAGTCAAAGCCAAACGACAGATCGGAAAGAATTGTTTCTGTTTATTAGCGGTGCGATTTCGCTCCTGATTTTTTTCTTTGATGTAAGTCTTTATTCTGAAAATGTTCTGCAGACCGATTTGGTGGGTAAATGCGGTGTGATTGGATTTATTGTTTTCTTCAATATTATGTTAGCTGTACGATTCTCAAACACTTATGACAAGACGGAAACGCTGTCCCGTCAGTTACTAATCTCGAACCAGCTTAAAGATGAATTTCTAATGAACACCTCTCATGAGATCAAAACTCCGCTGCATGGGATTATGAATATGACCTCCTTTTTATTAGAAGATGGCGAAGATAATCTGTACCCAATACAGAAACAGAATCTTTGGTTAATTAAGGACACTTCTACAAAGCTGTCTATGCTCATTCAGGATTTAATTGATGTCAGCCTTTTGAAGCATGGAGAGTTAAGACTGCAACAGACCGTGGTTGATCTAAGAGTGGCCTCGCAAATTGTATTTGATGTATTACAGTTTGAGCTTGCGGGAAAGTCAGTTCGATTAGATAACCAGGTAGAACCGGATGTCTGGGTGCTTGCGGATGATAGCCGACTTAGGCAGGTAATGTACAATTTAGTTCACAATGCCATTAAGCATACGGATAAAGGATTCATTCAGATAAAAGCTTATGTAGAGGGAAATACGGTGTCTGTCACGGTTGAAGATACAGGAACTGGGATATCCCCTGATATGCATACAGCCATATTCGAATATTTTGAACAGGTCGATAAACCTCTTCCGCAAGATGGTTACACAGGAATGGGCGTTGGTTTGTACATTAGTAGGAAGCTGATCGAACGGATGGGCGGTGAGATTCGGGTGGATTGGTCTGAGATTGGCCAAGGCACTCGAATGATCTTCACATTGCCTAAAATTGAGCGGATCCCAGGCTACCGCGAAGTAGCAGCTACAGGGGTGGGGCAGCACGCGCAATTTGAGCATACCTCGCTTGATATTGTGGATCAAAGTGGATATACGATCCTAATTGTGGATGATGAAGCTTCTAATATCCATATTCTGCTGAACATTCTAAGACGGCATCATTACAATGTAATCACGGCGTTTTCAGCGAATGAAGCAATGGACAAAATGGAGCAATACCCAAATGTGGATCTAGTCATATTAGATGTCATGATGCCGGGTATTTCAGGAATTGAGTTGTGCCGAACCTTGAGGGTGCGTTACTCCATTCTGGATTTACCTATTCTGTTTGCTACAGTAAAAGATGCGCCAACGGATATTGCGCTAGGCTTCAGGGCTGGGGCGAATGATTATATAACCAAGCCTTTTGATGGAGAAACGCTGATTGCGAGAATTCAAACGCTGATTGCAATGAAAACATCGATACAGGAAGCTATACGAAATGAGTATGCTTTTCATCAAGCGCAAATCAAGCCTCATTTTCTGTATAACGCACTGAGTAGTGTGATCTCTTTCTGTTATACAGATGGAGAGAAAGCCGCCTATTTGTTATCTATGTTAAGTCAATACATTCGTTATATTCTCGATATGGACCGTTCCACTTTAGTTGTTCCTTTGCACCGGGAGTTAGAGCTAATTCAAGCCTACGTGGAGATCGAAAAAGCTCGTTTTGGAGAGCGGTTTGATTTTATTTTCAATATGGATGAGGGGCTGCGTTCTGTTGAAATTCCTTCCTTATGCATTCAGCCCTTTGTCGAAAATGCGATCAGACATGGATTGTTTGAAAAAGAGGGTCAGGGCAGAGTTTCGCTAACGATTCAAGCAGGCGGTAACTATATGAAAGTTATCATCGAAGATGATGGGGTGGGTATGCCAGATGATCTGCTATATCAATTAACCGGAGACGAGCAGTTGGATGGTAGTATCGGTATCCATAACATTCGAAAGCGTATAGGCGCTATCCCCGGAGCCACCCTTACAATTCATTCCGACCTTGGGTTTGGGACCAAAGTAACAATGTATTTACCAGCAAGCCTTGGGGGCATGGAGGGAGAAACACGATGA
- a CDS encoding response regulator, producing the protein MIRVVIVEDEKPILNLMKVLIGRNSDYVISGAFSNPMEALECIPDLQPDVVFIDVEMPKMNGIELASRIQKLMHQPEIVFTTAYKNYALEAFEVSALDYILKPITPEAINRVTERLVKRMRPSAKLQPKKTGPMIRCFGGFEVCDSEGKPIHFRTRRAEELFAYFLCNAGRYISKWKVMDLLWPDMQDERGSSNLYNTIYLLKKMLKEKGFGMEIRKMNDGYMLETGNESYDALDYQRFHLEMVEGMQDTAQMERLCFLYQGPLLDGKPYLWKISLEEAYCKHFTTWTRLLVDSDCASQDWHKAEQRLEKFLSLYPLHEEMNQQMIDIYAKLGNKEKIARLYERFETAYRSELGMVPSSEFKERVALYLV; encoded by the coding sequence ATGATTCGTGTAGTGATAGTTGAAGATGAGAAACCGATTCTAAATTTGATGAAGGTACTGATCGGTCGTAATTCAGATTATGTCATTAGTGGGGCCTTCTCTAATCCAATGGAGGCACTGGAGTGTATACCTGATTTACAACCGGACGTCGTGTTTATAGATGTCGAAATGCCAAAGATGAACGGTATTGAGCTCGCGAGCAGAATTCAGAAGCTGATGCATCAACCGGAAATTGTATTTACAACGGCCTACAAAAATTATGCTCTGGAAGCGTTCGAGGTAAGTGCACTAGATTATATTCTTAAGCCGATAACACCCGAAGCGATCAACAGGGTCACTGAACGACTTGTTAAACGGATGAGACCGTCTGCTAAGCTTCAGCCAAAGAAAACGGGGCCGATGATCCGCTGTTTTGGTGGTTTTGAAGTTTGTGATTCCGAAGGCAAGCCCATTCATTTTCGAACACGTAGAGCAGAGGAATTATTCGCTTATTTTCTATGTAATGCAGGTCGTTATATTAGCAAATGGAAAGTGATGGATTTGTTGTGGCCGGATATGCAGGATGAGAGAGGTTCATCCAATCTGTATAATACGATTTACCTCTTGAAGAAGATGCTGAAAGAAAAAGGCTTCGGCATGGAAATCCGCAAAATGAATGATGGTTATATGCTAGAGACCGGAAATGAAAGTTATGATGCTCTTGATTATCAAAGGTTTCATTTAGAAATGGTTGAAGGGATGCAAGACACTGCCCAAATGGAGCGGCTTTGTTTTTTATATCAGGGGCCTCTGTTAGATGGGAAGCCTTATCTATGGAAGATTTCGCTGGAGGAAGCTTATTGCAAGCATTTTACAACCTGGACTCGGTTGCTAGTGGATAGTGATTGTGCCTCTCAGGACTGGCATAAAGCGGAGCAACGATTAGAAAAGTTCTTAAGCTTATATCCGCTGCATGAAGAAATGAACCAGCAAATGATTGATATTTATGCCAAACTCGGAAATAAAGAAAAGATTGCACGACTATATGAGAGATTCGAGACGGCTTATCGTTCGGAGCTGGGCATGGTTCCTTCATCGGAGTTTAAAGAGCGTGTAGCTTTATATCTGGTCTGA
- a CDS encoding RNA polymerase sigma factor, whose protein sequence is MKPGQLHQILQPKMLEIQKYLIRLGAPAADAEDIVQDTVYKALLYIDSIDENKFSAWLYKVAINRYYDLCRRSKRIVIPIDYVDVPDMELPEDHVLLKEKREDIERVLDELLPLHKQLIIMKYELELSYQEIAELLGITTDTVKSALFRARKQFQKKYRGEAE, encoded by the coding sequence ATGAAGCCCGGGCAGCTACATCAGATACTTCAACCAAAAATGCTAGAGATTCAAAAATACTTGATTCGTCTAGGGGCACCTGCAGCCGACGCTGAGGATATCGTACAGGATACGGTGTACAAGGCTCTTTTGTATATCGATTCTATTGATGAGAACAAATTCAGTGCATGGCTATATAAAGTAGCGATTAATCGTTACTATGATCTGTGCCGCCGCAGCAAGCGGATAGTCATTCCTATTGACTATGTGGATGTGCCAGATATGGAACTGCCGGAGGATCATGTGCTGTTAAAAGAGAAACGAGAAGACATCGAGCGAGTATTGGATGAACTTCTTCCGCTCCATAAACAACTCATTATCATGAAGTATGAGCTGGAGTTGTCCTATCAGGAGATAGCAGAGCTCCTCGGGATCACGACAGATACAGTAAAATCGGCATTATTTCGTGCCCGCAAGCAATTTCAAAAAAAGTACAGAGGTGAAGCGGAATGA
- a CDS encoding anti-sigma factor → MTAPWDQKDDQNLSKVIKKAKRKAMFRNTIISLVVTIIVLFGGMLGNAHLTSWLAMRGLNEERIMMEISSPNLHELRTDLDLGFLSGKVELSTYKVVEGVPIVWDTKKLDFSMSSRFSLLNRGYSSINVPDPVMTSQNYEYYRGYNSQNGQREMVFYVPGVNYNGKVLNDLPALEEMEPGKLVEMAVSFDKSYTQAEVEKMLPAELTQTWYWVDTYDNKKKLEFITNDSSPNKYALPESARQVYGYGVKWEGLFKPKPEDFLQSLAYGLQKEGKYYGEFERISNYLKKDKAAPDASDVQLFGVVVTGTAKELQSLKGKAYVNTAVLGAIVDKY, encoded by the coding sequence ATGACAGCTCCATGGGATCAAAAGGATGATCAGAACCTTTCAAAAGTAATTAAGAAAGCAAAACGAAAAGCAATGTTTCGAAATACGATCATTTCTCTGGTTGTGACTATTATAGTATTGTTCGGCGGGATGCTCGGCAACGCCCATCTGACAAGCTGGTTAGCAATGCGTGGTCTGAATGAGGAGAGGATCATGATGGAAATTAGCAGTCCCAACCTTCATGAGTTGAGAACTGACCTGGATCTAGGATTTTTATCGGGCAAAGTTGAACTTAGTACTTACAAGGTTGTTGAGGGTGTGCCCATCGTGTGGGATACTAAAAAGCTGGATTTTAGTATGAGCAGCCGCTTTTCTCTGCTTAATAGGGGATACTCTAGTATAAATGTTCCTGACCCAGTAATGACAAGCCAAAATTATGAATACTACCGAGGATATAACAGTCAGAATGGACAGCGAGAAATGGTGTTCTATGTACCTGGGGTGAATTATAACGGAAAAGTACTGAATGACCTACCTGCACTTGAAGAAATGGAACCTGGTAAGCTGGTAGAGATGGCAGTTTCGTTTGATAAAAGCTATACGCAGGCCGAAGTTGAAAAAATGCTGCCCGCAGAGCTGACACAGACATGGTATTGGGTAGATACGTATGACAATAAAAAGAAGCTTGAGTTTATTACGAATGACAGCAGCCCGAATAAATATGCCTTACCGGAATCAGCAAGACAAGTATACGGTTACGGTGTCAAATGGGAAGGGCTATTTAAACCGAAGCCAGAGGATTTTTTACAATCACTAGCATATGGTCTTCAGAAAGAGGGCAAGTATTACGGAGAATTTGAGCGAATCTCGAATTATTTGAAAAAGGATAAAGCAGCGCCGGATGCTAGTGACGTACAGCTATTTGGAGTCGTGGTTACAGGAACTGCTAAGGAGCTGCAAAGCCTTAAAGGAAAGGCATATGTAAATACCGCAGTTCTCGGAGCGATTGTGGATAAATATTAA
- a CDS encoding helix-turn-helix domain-containing protein produces the protein MTTAKSSNNYIPKTPLTIECNVEKTLEVLGGKWAFLVLRELFDGTQRFGALQRKITNVSPRALTSTLRHLEEHGVLERHVFPTVPVTVEYSLTPKGEDLHQILKEMKLWSAKWT, from the coding sequence TTGACAACAGCTAAATCTAGCAATAATTATATCCCTAAAACCCCACTTACTATTGAGTGTAATGTAGAAAAAACACTTGAGGTATTGGGCGGAAAATGGGCTTTTCTCGTACTAAGAGAGTTATTCGACGGCACCCAACGCTTTGGAGCGCTTCAGCGAAAAATCACTAATGTTAGCCCCCGCGCGTTGACTAGTACTCTTCGCCATTTAGAAGAACACGGTGTACTAGAACGCCATGTATTTCCTACCGTACCGGTAACAGTGGAATATTCTTTAACTCCAAAAGGTGAGGATTTGCATCAAATTTTGAAGGAAATGAAGCTGTGGTCAGCCAAATGGACGTAG
- a CDS encoding NAD(P)-dependent oxidoreductase, with protein sequence MAKVVVTGGSGMLGRWVVRHFVEQGYEVVNVDTQKSPDSLCQTIIADLNNLGEVYGVLAGADAVVHLAAIPAANIKTSEVTFQNNVVSTYNILEAAAGLGIRKAVIASSESSYGICFAVNPLGPQYVPMDEAHPQLPEDSYGLSKVVNEQTAEMFQRRTGIQVVSLRIGNVIDPSAYERFPSFIHDPAQRDRILWSYIDTRDVASACQLAIETDGLGAVALNICADETSMAVPSRELMAARYPEVTDFRQPLEGHESLLSNAKAKKLLKWQPKHLWRDYVNE encoded by the coding sequence ATGGCGAAAGTAGTTGTTACAGGCGGAAGCGGGATGCTCGGTAGATGGGTGGTCCGGCATTTTGTAGAGCAAGGGTATGAGGTTGTGAATGTGGATACGCAAAAATCTCCAGATTCCTTGTGCCAAACGATCATTGCTGATTTGAATAATTTAGGAGAGGTGTATGGCGTACTTGCAGGCGCTGACGCAGTAGTGCATTTGGCTGCGATTCCAGCCGCAAATATAAAGACGAGTGAAGTCACCTTTCAAAATAATGTAGTATCCACCTACAATATTCTGGAGGCTGCTGCCGGGCTCGGAATTCGCAAAGCAGTTATTGCTTCCAGTGAATCCTCTTATGGCATCTGTTTTGCGGTTAACCCGTTGGGACCTCAGTATGTACCTATGGATGAGGCTCACCCACAATTGCCCGAAGACAGCTACGGCCTGTCTAAGGTTGTAAATGAGCAGACAGCAGAGATGTTCCAGCGCAGAACGGGTATACAGGTCGTTTCCCTAAGAATCGGAAATGTCATTGATCCATCGGCGTATGAAAGATTCCCTTCCTTTATTCATGATCCCGCGCAGCGCGATCGGATTTTGTGGAGTTATATTGATACACGGGATGTAGCTAGTGCTTGCCAATTGGCGATTGAAACGGACGGATTGGGCGCGGTGGCTCTTAACATATGTGCAGATGAGACCAGCATGGCTGTACCTAGCAGAGAGCTAATGGCTGCACGTTATCCGGAGGTGACGGATTTCCGCCAGCCGCTGGAGGGTCATGAGTCGCTACTCAGCAATGCAAAGGCTAAGAAGCTGCTGAAATGGCAGCCAAAGCACTTATGGCGGGATTACGTTAACGAATAA
- a CDS encoding SDR family oxidoreductase, whose product MKVLFIGGTGLISQAVSPLAVEQGIDLYLFNRGQRDEFVPEGAKVIRGDIRNPAEAAEVLRDYEFDVVVDWIAFTPEHVQTDIDLFTGKTKQYIFISSASAYQKPQRNYVITEETPLENPYWEYSRNKIACEQLLLEAHKSSGFPATIVRPSHTYGNTAIPAALTSGQHPWSLIDRIRRGLPLVIHGDGASLWTLTHNSDFAKGFVGLLGHPEAIGEAIHITSDEVLNWNQIYAAIGQAAGVEPKVVHISTDFITAFSPLGTADGLIGDQAVSSVFDNRKIKRLVPDFQATVPFSEGIKQSIAWFEAHPDQCTVDAEWSALLDHLIEKHGIEAKPLSFYS is encoded by the coding sequence ATGAAGGTATTATTTATCGGAGGTACGGGATTAATTAGTCAGGCTGTATCCCCGTTGGCCGTAGAACAAGGAATCGATTTGTATTTGTTCAACAGAGGACAGCGTGATGAATTCGTGCCGGAAGGGGCGAAGGTGATTCGTGGAGACATTCGTAATCCGGCAGAGGCTGCGGAAGTATTGCGAGATTACGAATTTGACGTAGTGGTGGACTGGATTGCTTTTACACCGGAACATGTGCAGACAGACATTGATCTGTTCACTGGTAAAACGAAGCAGTACATTTTTATCAGCTCGGCCTCGGCTTATCAGAAGCCACAGCGTAATTATGTAATCACAGAAGAGACACCGCTAGAGAACCCTTATTGGGAATATTCGAGGAATAAAATTGCCTGCGAGCAGCTATTGCTAGAGGCTCACAAGTCCAGCGGATTCCCTGCTACAATTGTTCGTCCTTCCCATACCTACGGAAATACAGCCATCCCTGCGGCACTCACGAGTGGACAGCATCCTTGGTCCCTGATCGATCGCATACGACGCGGGTTGCCTCTAGTCATACATGGAGATGGTGCATCTTTGTGGACACTGACGCATAATTCGGATTTTGCCAAAGGCTTCGTCGGATTGCTAGGGCATCCAGAGGCGATTGGGGAGGCTATTCATATTACTTCCGATGAGGTATTGAACTGGAATCAGATCTATGCGGCTATCGGGCAAGCAGCAGGGGTGGAGCCGAAAGTGGTTCATATCTCTACAGACTTTATCACAGCCTTCTCCCCTCTAGGGACGGCGGATGGCTTGATCGGCGATCAAGCGGTCAGCAGTGTTTTTGACAATCGTAAAATCAAACGTCTCGTGCCTGACTTCCAGGCTACCGTTCCTTTCTCTGAAGGGATAAAGCAGTCGATTGCTTGGTTCGAGGCTCATCCTGATCAATGCACGGTCGATGCGGAATGGTCTGCTTTACTAGATCATTTGATCGAGAAACACGGCATTGAGGCCAAGCCTCTTTCCTTTTACTCATAA
- a CDS encoding class I SAM-dependent methyltransferase, producing MPTHPFVSRFFVNSDASREKLIYDLPESWWSRPFEYEWCINFISPHGVVLDAACGIPHPLKFYLAGVCAEVYACDMDSRVIYREAILDAITDEIGEKAAKQVIARRTDNLHLAQANLADLPYEDESFDTIFCISVLEHLTLEDTVGTLREFHRTLNEEGLLVLTFDYPTVNLNLMNDLLLQAGFQYWGETDFELPADAVYTDLWGGLNCFRAVLKKSKG from the coding sequence ATGCCAACACATCCCTTTGTCTCTCGTTTTTTTGTAAACTCAGATGCAAGTCGTGAGAAGTTAATTTATGATTTGCCAGAATCCTGGTGGAGCCGTCCCTTTGAATATGAGTGGTGTATTAACTTTATTTCTCCACATGGTGTGGTGCTGGATGCAGCTTGTGGAATTCCTCATCCCTTGAAATTTTATTTAGCAGGGGTTTGTGCAGAGGTCTATGCTTGCGATATGGACAGCAGGGTTATTTACCGGGAGGCCATCCTAGATGCGATTACAGATGAGATCGGGGAAAAAGCGGCGAAGCAGGTTATAGCGAGAAGAACTGACAACTTACATCTAGCTCAAGCCAATCTTGCGGATCTGCCTTATGAGGATGAGAGCTTTGACACTATTTTTTGCATATCGGTACTGGAGCATTTGACCTTGGAGGATACGGTGGGCACTTTACGGGAATTTCACCGAACGTTGAATGAAGAAGGTCTGCTCGTGCTAACGTTTGATTATCCAACGGTAAACCTAAATCTTATGAATGATTTGTTGCTGCAAGCTGGATTTCAGTATTGGGGGGAGACCGATTTTGAGTTGCCTGCGGATGCTGTATATACAGATTTGTGGGGTGGGTTAAATTGCTTCAGAGCTGTTTTGAAAAAATCAAAGGGATAA